A DNA window from Mya arenaria isolate MELC-2E11 chromosome 17, ASM2691426v1 contains the following coding sequences:
- the LOC128223868 gene encoding uncharacterized protein LOC128223868 produces MYSGKYVREFFAMVLMIESTVCDMNEPRCYSRFDYEEKMLEKMVRAEIKNEELLGKLEVLENRLTNVETGVDNSVEKIHILEKKHDTEKEQRKKGVHDLEKANESLHTLLEKFENTTKSYFDRQKKSLEVYEQRLDAISRNFTESVHQSPVAFFATLSSGFTTSTSSQTIVFNNFVTDVGGGYNPGTGVFTAPVDGLYVFSASVMVALSTSTIYAHISMDKNGSQVVYLYVTDSDGSYETGVGTVILSLQVGDTVKLACTQSGRVIHDYSFISGFRL; encoded by the exons ATGTATTCTGGCAAGTACGTTCGGGAGTTTTTTGCTATGGTTCTTATGATTGAATCGACGGTGTGTGACATGAATGAACCGCGATGTTACAGCCGGTTTGACTACGAGGAGAAAATGTTGGAGAAAATGGTGAGAGCTGAGATCAAGAATGAGGAACTTCTCGGTAAACTAGAAGTGCTCGAAAATCGACTGACGAACGTTGAAACTGGGGTGGACAATTCGGTAGAGAAAATACACATTCTTGAAAAGAAACACGATACCGAAAAAGAGCAGAGAAAGAAAGGGGTACACGATCTAGAAAAGGCAAACGAAAGTTTGCACACTTTGttggaaaagtttgaaaacaCGACAAAGTCTTATTTCGACAGGCAAAAGAAATCCCTTGAGGTATACGAACAACGTCTAGACGCTATTTCCAGGAATTTTACAG AGAGTGTGCATCAATCTCCTGTTGCCTTCTTCGCCACCCTGTCGTCCGGTTTTACAACATCCACCTCCTCTCAAACGATCGTATTCAACAACTTTGTCACAGACGTTGGCGGGGGCTACAACCCAGGGACAGGCGTGTTCACTGCCCCGGTCGACGGTCTATACGTATTCTCAGCTTCTGTCATGGTTGCCCTGTCCACGTCGACGATCTACGCCCACATTAGCATGGACAAGAACGGCAGTCAAGTAGTGTACCTCTATGTCACGGACAGTGACGGTAGTTACGAGACAGGCGTGGGCACTGTCATTCTTTCGCTGCAGGTCGGGGATACCGTAAAGTTGGCATGCACTCAAAGTGGACGAGTCATTCATGACTATTCGTTCATTTCCGGATTTAGATTGTAA